The DNA window CGCCCTGGCGAAGCGCCTCAGCAGGAAGAAGTTTCTTTGGGGGCAGGGTGCGATCGAGGTCATGATGTATGTTCTGATCGCGTTATCGGTCGCGGATTCCATTCTGCCGTGGATGACCTGCAGCGCAACCGCCGCCGCCAGCGCGGTGCAGGCCGCCGGGGCGCTGCTGTCGGGAAGCATCTCGTTAATCACGTGGAAGTATGTGAAGGAAGCGAATCGGGTGGCGGCGGAAGCGCTGAGGCAGGGCCGCTGCGCGGGACTTTGAACGGACCACCCCGCGCGGCTTCGCCGCGCTTCCCCTCCTAACTTTAGGAGGGGAGTTGCAGCGCAGCGGACTGCCAGTATTCGAATGTCACCGGAGAAATCTTTCCTTCGAATTCAGGCGAATGGTAAATCTGCGCAAGCGCTTCGAAGAACGCGGCGGCTTCGGCCTCGAGTCCGAGGGCGCGAAGCGACTTGATGATCCGCGTAATGCGGAGGTGGTTGTGGTTGTACGGAGTCAACCAGTTCTTCGACCGCTCGCCGAAATTCGCGGCGCGTTCAACGATCCAGCCGGGATCCGCTTTCGCTTCGAACCCGTAAAACTTCAACATCCGCAGCCACGACTTTCTCAGGTTGTCCTGGAGATCCGGTCTCGCGCGGAACTCCGAAATCGTGCGAGTGTCCAGCACCGGCGCGGTGGGATTCACGCCGCTCGGTTCGCGCAGCGGGAACATCCATTGGATGAAATCGTGAACGCTTTCGAGGGAATGGTCCGGCCATTGCTGGATATCGTGCAGGTATCGGCCGCGATCGTCCGCTGTTTTGCCGCTATAAAATGAAACGATCATCAGCTAATTGTAAAAAAGCTCTGCGCTGCAAACCAATATATAGTCATTGCGTCAAAACCCACGACCCGTCTGGGTTTAAGGAGGTGTCGTGAATTCAAACCGACTTGTATGGGGGAGCTTGACGAGTGTTCTCGCGCTAGCGTTATCGGCGCAGGCTTTCGCTCAGGCACAACCCGTGCAAAACCGAATCCCACAACAGGTCATCATCAATGGGCAGAGGGTTAACGGAGCGTATGTGCCGGCGGCGGGCGGGGGGATGCAATCATTCACCTGTTCCAGTCCGCAGCAGTATGCGGCTCCGGACGGTTCTTCGCAGGGTTGGTCCTGTTTCGATCAAGCGACCGGCGTTTGGCTTTTGAACGCTGTGCCGCCGTCGCCGCAGGCCACCCAACAGGCGCCGGCTCCTGTTACAGGAGCTCCTCTTCCGGCTCAACCGCCGGCAGTTGTTTATCAGCAGCAGCCGACGGTGATCTACCAGCAACCGTATCCCGCGACCGTAGTTTATGCTCCTGCTCCCGTTTATTACGCCCCGGCATATTACCCCCCTGGGTATTTGCTCGGCGCAGCGGCAATAGGCGCGACAGGCAGGATCGTGAGCGCGGCATTACTTCCTCGGTATTCCGGCGTGTTTTTTGCCGGACGCGGTTTCCGGCGTCGGTGATCTGATGTAAAACTATAGGCGCCGGGTAAAACCGGCGCCTATACACCTTCAAAACTGGTGATCGTCTCGTGATTGTGCGGCGGTTGCGGATGGTTACCGGGTCTGACACACAATCGTGTTTTCATCCCTGCCAGGCGGGCGGCGTCAAGCTCGCGAGTCACATCCGAAATAAAGAGGATTTCCGGGTCATTCAAACCGAATGTCCGGGCGATCGCAGCATAACTGGCTGCTTCGTTCTTCGGGCCGGTCGTTGTATCGAAGTATCCGTTCAAGAAACGCGTCAGATCCCCCGCCTGCGTGCGCGAAAATAGAAGACGCTGCGCCAGAACGCTTCCGGAAGAGAATATCCGGACGTCCACGGCTTGATTCTTCCATCGTTCGAGGGCCGGAGGCACATCTGGAAAGACCTCGCCGTGCAGTTCGCCTTTTTCGTAACCCTCCCGCCAGATTTCACCCTGAATTCTCTTGAGCGCGGTCGATTTCCGGTCCTGGTCCATCAGCCATTCGACGTAATGCACCGG is part of the Terriglobia bacterium genome and encodes:
- the mtnC gene encoding acireductone synthase; this encodes MPGILLDIEGTTTPISFVYDVLFPFARRRLPACLPQMDLSDLHDEHLDDVRCGLNPPAWATPPVHYVEWLMDQDRKSTALKRIQGEIWREGYEKGELHGEVFPDVPPALERWKNQAVDVRIFSSGSVLAQRLLFSRTQAGDLTRFLNGYFDTTTGPKNEAASYAAIARTFGLNDPEILFISDVTRELDAARLAGMKTRLCVRPGNHPQPPHNHETITSFEGV
- a CDS encoding opioid growth factor receptor-related protein, with the translated sequence MIVSFYSGKTADDRGRYLHDIQQWPDHSLESVHDFIQWMFPLREPSGVNPTAPVLDTRTISEFRARPDLQDNLRKSWLRMLKFYGFEAKADPGWIVERAANFGERSKNWLTPYNHNHLRITRIIKSLRALGLEAEAAAFFEALAQIYHSPEFEGKISPVTFEYWQSAALQLPS